In a genomic window of Magnolia sinica isolate HGM2019 chromosome 16, MsV1, whole genome shotgun sequence:
- the LOC131228874 gene encoding ATP synthase subunit beta, mitochondrial-like, translating to MASWSICSERRWLVPRERRAGDLILNEGRVGWQKISELGIYPAVDPLDSTSRMLSLRILGQEHYNITRGVQKVLQNYKNLQDIIAILGMDELSEDDKLTVARARKIQRFLSQPFHVAEVFTGAPGKYVELTESVASFQGVLDGKFDDLPEQSFYMVGGIEEVITKAEKIAKESTT from the exons ATGGCCAGTTGGAGCATCTGCTCTGAGAGGAGATGGTTGGTGCCAAGGGAAAGGAGAGCAGGGGACCTGATCCTCAACGAGGgtagggttggatggcaaaag ATCTCAGAGCTTGGTATCTATCCTGCTGTCGATCCTCTTGATTCAACATCTCGTATGCTTTCCCTCCGTATTTTAGGACAAGAGCACTACAATATTACTCGTGGTGTCCAAAAGGTTCTCCAGAACTACAAGAATCTTCAAGATATTATTGCAATTTTAGGAATGGATGAGCTCAGTGAAGATGATAAGTTGACTGTGGCTCGTGCCCGTAAAATTCAAAGGTTCCTGAGTCAGCCATTCCATGTTGCTGAAGTGTTCACAGGTGCTCCTGGAAAATATGTTGAATTGACGGAATCCGTTGCCAGCTTCCAG GGTGTTTTGGATGGGAAATTTGATGATCTTCCCGAACAGTCATTTTACATGGTGGGAGGAATTGAGGAGGTCATCACCAAGGCTGAAAAGATTGCCAAGGAGTCTACGACCTAA
- the LOC131229242 gene encoding fruit protein pKIWI502-like, with amino-acid sequence MSILSPRLNLRTRRTFSSISAAVCQDTTVWTQAPLTLISPAAESLFHVSIDVSDSPDLAASHSRPGQYLQLLVPDAAEPAFLTIASPPSLAASKGEFEFLVKTFAGSTAELLCGLQKGDVVELSPVMGKGFDVDAISQPELFQTVLIFATGSGISPIRSLIKTGFNADKRSDVQLYYEARNL; translated from the exons ATGTCTATCCTGAGCCCACGACTTAACCTGCGCACCCGCCGAACCTTCTCCTCAATCTCCGCCGCTGTCTGCCAAGACACCACTGTCTGGACCCAAGCCCCTCTCACCCTCATCTCCCCTGCCGCCGAGTCTCTCTTCCACGTCAGCATCGACGTCTCGGATTCTCCCGATCTCGCTGCATCCCACTCGCGGCCCGGGCAGTACCTGCAGCTCCTTGTCCCTGATGCTGCCGAGCCTGCCTTCCTCACCATCGCCTCACCGCCTTCTCTCGCTGCTTCGAAAGGCGAGTTCGAGTTCCTGGTAAAGACCTTCGCGGGTTCCACTGCCGAGCTTCTGTGCGGTCTCCAGAAAGGAGATGTGGTCGAATTGAGTCCGGTGATGGGGAAGGGATTTGACGTCGATGCGATATCACAGCCGGAGTTGTTCCAGACAGTGCTGATCTTCGCGACTGGGTCCGGAATCAG TCCAATCCGGTCCCTTATCAAGACAGGTTTCAATGCTGATAAGAGATCAGATGTACAGCTTTATTACGAGGCTAGAAACCTCTAG